A part of Eremothecium sinecaudum strain ATCC 58844 chromosome VII, complete sequence genomic DNA contains:
- the BEM2 gene encoding GTPase-activating protein BEM2 (Syntenic homolog of Ashbya gossypii AGR144C; Syntenic homolog of Saccharomyces cerevisiae YER155C (BEM2)) produces MPLKWTSRGKKATASTASPFSKTGGYSGTNVADEDRTVGASRGSFSASSSPTSKGKVLRQSHSHGSIYSDEPTTKGSQLSQGLPAALTVAPGPGQGSQQQSGHRRLESADNGKQQGAGSDSGAEASAVVSQGQTRSVQAGKSSMVPQPETLNPETYDSTVFKLGWVNKANSGPALSGSHRESRYSHQVSMSISSLGTDRQSQYTSGVASNGQSHTNANFRVHKAQLKGCVLTLYKSGLGNVKFFDPSLEPTMHIQSGPQRQDTVDNNGTCSQSQVQQSGEYSSPSLPTGEPISFDAIPKLEYLSVTYPHPHLHLDQEGRVLSGSIESLCHAVLFAPSDSVTKPSDILLLLPLLESFNKTLSYFNAFRMAFSKRKSATQTSLSGKSQQCLISAESDNLITERLVLVLRTILDVFSGFLLDDLTFQLVVALLDTISLHDEDVSQNMKLLIVERQAELTKLTAFANEPLDSSKLDALLNVESFLKLDADTIVRQIHGINMKFSKSWGPQLDYSLLYDSQYSSKHAKLNPLLFSNNGNIQYLGRLLVTHVFCLDSSVSPRRRADILSRWVQLGCKFERLGDMVSWLAIATIICSIPTLRLIKTWQHVPDSYLKIIFKGWVPTIVQLDRRQVSSRTTNSVFILAPPNLNDKFIRENVIPYFGDLVIRATDLPKETKFKYLDKKIRRTKNAFYKWQQRLEQETLNHPDTESDSKNKLATGNSESENLDFYQYWKYHVGLPPMNIENIMEMSLKVEPPSISEESYSRMITGQSYVASGGYLPVVFTSLLPNYSLFPKELLITAGTVNSNKIGQMPKIFTDNFKQTHFNDIKDIAGSTNVSAHLAKDLSSEVLDKMIVLKHDIKKAEVDIKTLNVSHDVVFKVIRESTEREADSESVFVSPRRNSQGSSQPDISSMSTKLDVLEFFNDSDSSSVRQDDVELHVVLKSASLEKLFDFLVLKSSVFCNIITTEDIAEYFSIRKKSTTSEEIKEYFTINKKEEPVKDFTLKSSNIRLLDFAALSVVMDHGLFTEVFFNTYKSFTTTLSVLENLAKRFIGAKSCVSSIGNLDKLGVKENAADLIKDHELKDTSRASLLSTSEYENKRFPVWDIKVTNFDVSQWSSLAKIQICVLEALYHLLKEHYSDFTDDMANNKTFLDILKIINQEVHEEWDKRIKSLKVASDVDIENAYLSELIELQQKLQDLFNKIKSVYQRQLYRPLGVTRSCRKVTELLESFQAQNMSAIILNGSTDSVDEMALEFQALKYDSIESIVSWVYRLDSFISDKLKLVSVKDWMQLTHILESLTSDSLTSFFKFPLRSVAEELVASGNSQLDGLPILSIFPWLTNLEDSDNTPIIERLPQSIHLLCKIHASLTHFFIVHICHPHLSLESRNNTFAVILQLLKFVRAKNSAIKLVHSRQPEKEVTSEQSNHVPSFIETALTDAIVSAESRLFEMSWKEAYHRVGGSFNEKVPFIGTIFNKLEISDEKLLEIESKQRTKLKLFSPCPGWLTCRLLEIIQLIPNMSVESPKLINFDKRRFTNDIIKNYNDIVLSMEKVFEKKKEKAGYGSILFYGSEASKAFKKAVKDAATNEARQLKYQATGLFNDILVAEVYKVQRDQQKLDELVIMERDYKKTASFVNYAKQSLSSSTIASTNSTVSQQKTMNAQNSNSSPNNSSSGTKQTRHSVTARCSVISGYPTPAASGTSSSIPSSTSHHSGMGKKIGGFLRRPFSISGFSTSLQYAANNVMLSGVQTNGSISPYELPEISAEIQDTKPTMTIKTFEIKSCIKLNNYRQDPDIMHCFKIVMEDGNQYTLQSISEPDMNEWMKAITLSKRYSFHSKKFKGKTSNKIFGVPVEDVCEREGTLIPNIIIKLLDEIESRGLDEVGLYRVPGSVGSINALKNAFDEEGAINNTFTLDDSRWFEINTIAGCFKLYLRELPESLFLNDKVEDFVGVMAKFKSKEIDLPTFQKDIRALLRVLPVYNYHILKRLFLHLKKVHQHVENNRMDASNLAIVFSMSFINQDDLASTMGPMLGSLQTLLQYLIKNPEHYFD; encoded by the coding sequence ATGCCGCTCAAATGGACATCTAGAGGCAAGAAGGCGACTGCCTCGACTGCCTCGCCGTTTTCGAAAACGGGAGGTTACAGTGGGACGAATGTGGCGGACGAGGATCGGACTGTAGGGGCCTCCCGGGGGTCTTTCTCAGCGAGTTCAAGCCCTACATCGAAGGGAAAGGTTTTGCGTCAGTCTCATTCACATGGATCGATCTACTCTGATGAGCCAACTACGAAAGGATCTCAGTTATCGCAGGGGTTGCCGGCTGCTTTAACTGTGGCCCCGGGCCCTGGACAGGGATCACAACAGCAGAGTGGACATAGGAGGCTGGAGTCTGCTGATAATGGGAAGCAGCAGGGTGCTGGATCGGATAGTGGCGCAGAAGCTAGTGCTGTAGTAAGCCAGGGCCAAACGAGATCTGTACAGGCGGGGAAGTCGTCTATGGTGCCGCAGCCGGAGACTTTGAACCCAGAGACGTATGATTCTACGGTTTTTAAGCTTGGGTGGGTGAATAAGGCTAATAGCGGACCTGCTCTGTCTGGTTCACACCGAGAAAGTAGGTATAGCCACCAGGTTAGCATGTCCATCTCGTCGTTAGGGACTGATAGACAGTCGCAGTACACTAGTGGCGTTGCATCTAATGGACAGAGTCATACGAATGCCAACTTCCGGGTGCATAAAGCGCAGTTGAAGGGGTGTGTTTTAACTTTGTACAAGTCAGGCCTTGGGAATGTGAAATTTTTTGATCCATCATTGGAACCTACTATGCATATACAATCTGGGCCACAGCGGCAAGATACGGTGGATAATAATGGAACATGCTCACAGTCACAAGTGCAGCAGTCGGGTGAATACTCGTCTCCATCGTTACCAACGGGCGAACCAATATCCTTCGATGCCATACCAAAGTTGGAATATTTAAGTGTAACATATCCACACCCTCATTTGCATTTGGACCAAGAAGGGAGAGTATTATCCGGTTCTATAGAAAGCTTATGCCATGCTGTTCTTTTTGCACCCTCCGATAGCGTAACCAAGCCAAGCGATATACTATTGCTGCTTCCGTTACTTGAGAGCTTTAATAAAACGTTAAGTTATTTTAATGCATTCCGCATGGCGTTTTCAAAACGCAAAAGTGCCACACAGACTTCTCTGAGTGGAAAATCTCAGCAATGCCTTATTAGTGCTGAATCCGATAACTTGATCACGGAGAGACTAGTTCTTGTTTTGCGGACAATTTTAGATGTTTTTTCTGGATTTCTATTGGATGACCTAACCTTCCAGTTGGTGGTGGCATTGTTGGACACTATATCTCTGCatgatgaagatgtttCACAGAATATGAAGCTGTTAATAGTTGAGCGACAAGCTGAACTTACGAAGTTAACTGCTTTTGCCAACGAGCCGTTGGATAGTTCTAAGTTAGATGCATTATTAAACGTTGAAAGCTTTTTAAAGTTGGACGCTGATACTATTGTCCGCCAGATTCACGGCATTAATATGAAGTTTAGTAAGTCATGGGGCCCACAGCTGGATTATTCATTATTGTACGATTCACAGTACTCCAGTAAACATGCGAAGTTAAATCCATTGCTTTTTTCAAACAATGGCAATATCCAGTACTTAGGGCGTCTACTTGTTACACATGTATTCTGCCTTGATTCTTCAGTTTCGCCTAGGAGAAGAGCAGATATTTTATCGAGATGGGTACAGTTAGGTTGTAAGTTTGAAAGACTGGGAGATATGGTATCTTGGCTAGCGATTGCTACCATAATATGTTCGATTCCAACTTTACGTTTAATTAAAACTTGGCAACACGTCCCAGATTCCTACCTCAAAATTATTTTCAAAGGATGGGTCCCTACGATTGTCCAGTTAGATAGGAGGCAAGTTTCATCAAGAACAACGAACAGTGTCTTTATATTGGCACCTCCTAACCTAAATGATAAATTCATTCGGGAAAACGTCATACCATACTTTGGAGATTTGGTTATTAGAGCAACTGATCTACCCAAAGAAACAAAGTTTAAGTATTTGGACAAGAAGATCCGCCGCACCAAAAATGCCTTTTACAAATGGCAACAAAGATTAGAACAAGAAACATTAAATCACCCAGATACTGAATCTGATTCAAAGAATAAGTTAGCAACTGGAAATTCGGAATCTGAGAACTTGGATTTTTACCAATATTGGAAGTATCATGTGGGGTTACCACCTATgaatattgaaaatattaTGGAAATGAGTTTGAAAGTTGAGCCTCCTTCTATAAGTGAGGAATCATACTCAAGAATGATAACAGGACAGTCATATGTTGCTAGTGGTGGTTACCTACCGGTAGTATTTACATCATTATTGCCTAACTATTCTTTGTTTCCTAAGGAACTGTTAATTACCGCGGGAACTGTGAATTCGAACAAAATAGGTCAAATGCCTAAAATTTTTACCGATAATTTTAAGCAAACCCATTTTAACGATATTAAGGATATTGCTGGGTCTACAAATGTTAGTGCCCATCTAGCAAAGGATCTGTCGTCAGAGGTCCTCGACAAAATGATTGTTCTTAAACATGACATTAAGAAAGCCGAAGTAGACATTAAAACATTGAATGTGTCCCATGATGTAGTATTCAAAGTAATAAGGGAAAGTACAGAACGTGAGGCTGATTCTGAAAGCGTTTTTGTGAGTCCAAGACGCAATTCGCAAGGCTCATCGCAGCCAGATATTTCATCTATGAGTACAAAACTTGACGTCCTTGAATTTTTCAATGATTCAGATTCTTCCTCTGTAAGGCAAGACGACGTGGAATTGCACGTCGTGCTAAAATCTGCAAGTTTAGAGAAATTGTTTGATTTCCTAGTTTTGAAATCTTCGGTATTTTGTAATATTATAACTACGGAAGATATTGCAGAATACTTCTCTATTCGCAAAAAGAGTACCACTTCAGAGGAGATTAAAGAATACTTTACCATCAATAAAAAGGAAGAACCTGTCAAAGattttactttgaaaagttCAAATATTCGTCTTTTAGACTTCGCTGCTCTTAGCGTTGTTATGGATCACGGGCTTTTCACGgaagttttttttaatacATACAAGAGTTTCACTACTACATTGTCCGTGTTGGAGAACCTAGCGAAAAGGTTTATTGGAGCAAAATCTTGCGTTAGTTCTATTGGCAACTTAGATAAGTTGGGAGTCAAGGAGAATGCTGCGGATTTAATTAAAGATCATGAATTAAAAGATACATCTAGGGCATCATTACTTTCTACATCGGAATATGAAAATAAAAGGTTTCCTGTCTGGGATATCAAGGTCACTAATTTTGATGTATCTCAATGGAGTTCCTTGGCCAAGATACAGATATGTGTATTGGAAGCACTTTATCATTTATTAAAAGAACATTATTCAGATTTTACGGATGATATGGCGAACAATAAGACCTTCTTGGATATTTTGAAGATCATTAACCAGGAAGTTCATGAAGAATGGGACAAGAGAATAAAGAGTTTAAAGGTTGCATCTGACGTTGACATTGAGAATGCTTATTTGTCTGAGTTAATAGAATTACAGCAGAAATTACAAGATTTGTTCAATAAAATCAAATCTGTTTATCAAAGACAACTGTACAGGCCATTGGGAGTAACAAGATCTTGCCGGAAGGTCACTGAATTGCTTGAATCTTTTCAAGCACAAAACATGTCTGCCATCATTCTAAATGGCAGTACAGATAGTGTTGACGAGATGGCACTAGAATTTCAAGCACTAAAGTATGATTCAATAGAATCTATTGTATCTTGGGTTTACCGATTGGATTCATTCATATCTGATAAACTAAAACTAGTTTCGGTGAAGGACTGGATGCAGCTCACTCATATTCTAGAGTCTTTAACAAGCGACTCATTGACTTCTTTTTTCAAGTTCCCTCTACGATCAGTAGCAGAAGAACTGGTTGCGAGTGGAAACTCCCAACTTGATGGTTTACCAATATTATCAATATTTCCATGGCTAACAAATTTGGAAGACAGTGACAATACACCAATTATTGAAAGGCTCCCCCAGAGTATTCATTTGCTATGCAAAATACACGCGTCTTTAACCCATTTCTTTATTGTTCACATTTGTCATCCCCATTTAAGCTTGGAAAGCAGAAATAACACTTTTGCGGTTATTCTACAGCTTTTGAAATTTGTTCGTGCCAAAAACTCCGCTATTAAGTTAGTACATTCGAGGCAGCCTGAGAAGGAAGTAACTTCTGAACAATCTAATCATGTTCCTTCCTTCATCGAAACCGCGCTTACTGACGCAATTGTTTCTGCCGAGTCTAGATTGTTTGAAATGTCATGGAAAGAAGCTTATCATAGAGTCGGTGGGTCTTTTAACGAGAAGGTGCCATTTATTGGCACAATTTTTAACAAGTTGGAAATTAGCGATGAAAAGCTTCTAGAGATTGAGTCAAAGCAACGAACTAAACTGAAGCTCTTCTCACCATGTCCGGGATGGCTCACATGTAGGCTATTAGAAATTATCCAGCTGATCCCGAATATGAGTGTTGAAAGTCCAAAGCTTATTAACTTTGACAAGAGAAGGTTTACTAACGACATTATTAAGAATTATAATGATATTGTTTTATCGATGGAAAAAGTTTTTGAGAAGAAAAAGGAGAAAGCAGGATATGGTTCAATTTTATTTTATGGATCTGAAGCTAGTAAGGCATTCAAAAAAGCCGTTAAAGATGCTGCAACTAATGAGGCTAGACAACTGAAGTATCAGGCAACAGGATTATTTAATGATATCTTGGTTGCAGAAGTTTATAAAGTGCAAAGAGATCAACAAAAGTTAGATGAGTTAGTGATAATGGAACGTGATTACAAAAAAACTGCCTCTTTTGTAAATTATGCCAAACAATCActatcttcttcaactaTTGCCAGCACCAATTCTACAGTTTCGCAACAAAAAACCATGAATGCTCAAAACTCGAACAGTTCGCCTAATAATTCATCTTCAGGCACTAAGCAAACAAGGCATTCAGTAACGGCCAGATGTTCAGTAATTTCTGGATATCCGACCCCTGCAGCATCAGGTACTTCGTCATCTATACCTTCCTCAACGTCACACCATAGCGGGATGGGGAAAAAAATTGGTGGCTTTTTAAGAAGACCATTCTCTATTAGTGGATTTTCTACATCTCTACAGTATGCCGCAAATAATGTTATGCTCTCTGGAGTACAGACCAACGGGTCTATATCTCCATATGAGTTGCCCGAAATATCTGCGGAAATACAAGACACGAAGCCAACAATGACTATTAAGACATTCGAAATAAAGTCATGCATCAAATTAAACAACTACAGGCAGGATCCTGATATTATGCATTGTTTTAAAATAGTTATGGAGGATGGTAACCAATACACTCTTCAAAGTATCAGCGAACCTGACATGAATGAATGGATGAAAGCGATTACATTATCCAAGCGGTACTCATTCCATTCTAAGAAGTTTAAAGGTAAGACCTCAAATAAAATATTTGGCGTTCCTGTTGAAGATGTATGTGAAAGGGAAGGTACTCTAATTCCcaacatcatcattaaGCTTTTGGATGAAATAGAATCGCGTGGATTGGATGAGGTCGGACTATACAGAGTTCCTGGTTCAGTAGGGAGCATCAATGCCCTCAAAAACGCATTTGATGAGGAAGGCGCTATCAATAACACATTCACGTTAGATGATAGCCGGTGGTTTGAAATCAATACTATTGCTGGTTGTTTTAAGTTATATCTAAGAGAATTGCCTGAATCATTGTTTCTCAATGACAAGGTGGAAGATTTCGTAGGCGTGATGGCTAAATTCAAGAGCAAAGAGATCGATCTCCCCACCTTCCAAAAGGACATAAGAGCGCTATTGAGAGTGTTACCTGTATACAATTACCACATTCTGAAACGTCTATTCTTGCATCTAAAAAAGGTTCATCAACATGTTGAAAATAATCGTATGGATGCCAGTAACTTGGCAATTGTATTCTCAATGTCATTTATTAATCAGGACGACTTAGCTAGTACCATGGGCCCCATGCTTGGTTCGTTGCAAACGTTATTGCAGTACCTTATCAAGAATCCGGAACATTATTTTGACTGA
- the MYG1 gene encoding Myg1p (Syntenic homolog of Ashbya gossypii AGR145C; Syntenic homolog of Saccharomyces cerevisiae YER156C), whose translation MFKRLKMATINKICTHSGSFHADEALAVHMLKLLPECKNAEVIRSRDPQKWEEADIVVDVGGKYDGVKFFDHHQREFNETFSNAYKTKLSSAGLVYKHFGKNVIKAVCPEIKPEEVDTIYEEVYKEFIEAFDANDNGISNFDIEELGVKPKFHDKNISIPGIISRMNPNWNEDCSEAKFDEQFFKASAFVGTCFENVVDNYCRAWLPALELVREAVKNRESVDPSGSVILLERFCPWKQHLYQVERELGIQDTIKFVVFKDSAGTWRVSTVPVSSSSFKFRHGLPEPLRGLRDEELSDKSSIPGCIFVHASGFIGGAQTKDAVLQLAKQSLE comes from the coding sequence ATGTTTAAGAGATTGAAGATGGCTACTATTAACAAGATTTGTACTCATTCAGGATCTTTTCATGCTGATGAGGCGTTGGCGGTTCACATGTTGAAATTGCTCCCGGAATGCAAAAATGCAGAGGTTATAAGGTCAAGAGACCCCCAAAAGTGGGAAGAGGCGGACATAGTCGTTGATGTGGGCGGCAAATACGATGGAGTGAAGTTCTTTGATCACCACCAACGTGAGTTCAATGAGACATTCAGTAACGCATATAAGACGAAGCTTTCAAGCGCGGGTTTGGTTTACAAGCACTTTGGAAAAAATGTTATCAAGGCGGTATGTCCCGAAATCAAGCCCGAAGAGGTAGATACCATCTACGAAGAAGTGTATAAGGAGTTCATCGAGGCTTTTGACGCTAATGATAATGGTATCAGCAACTTCGACATTGAAGAGCTAGGCGTAAAACCAAAGTTCCATGATAAAAATATCTCTATACCCGGTATCATCTCCAGGATGAATCCTAACTGGAACGAAGACTGCTCGGAAGCTAAATTCGATGAGCAGTTCTTTAAAGCGTCCGCTTTCGTTGGAACGTGCTTTGAAAACGTCGTAGACAACTACTGCCGCGCGTGGCTCCCCGCTTTGGAACTCGTCAGGGAAGCCGTCAAGAACCGCGAATCCGTTGATCCTAGCGGTTCCGTAATCCTCTTGGAACGCTTTTGCCCCTGGAAACAGCACCTCTACCAAGTAGAGCGCGAGCTAGGGATCCAGGATACCATAAAATTTGTGGTCTTCAAGGATTCTGCCGGCACTTGGCGCGTCTCCACCGTCCCTGTCtcgtcttcttctttcaaGTTCAGACACGGACTACCTGAACCCTTGAGAGGCCTCAGAGACGAAGAACTTTCGGACAAGAGCAGCATCCCCGGGTGTATCTTCGTCCACGCTTCGGGTTTTATCGGTGGCGCACAAACCAAGGATGCTGTGCTGCAACTCGCAAAACAAAGTTTAGAATAG
- the PET100 gene encoding Pet100p (Syntenic homolog of Ashbya gossypii AGR146W; Syntenic homolog of Saccharomyces cerevisiae YDR079W (PET100)) — protein sequence MIKLPRYTRSQLEIFRFSFCLLSPIAVMYYIGTDTDKKLNVPGFWPDPETLNKIPKEPYEIKAELARMKKERLEKRLRLEKKIAEEYGIDIEAEKAKIKAEMGGSPSQ from the coding sequence ATGATCAAGCTCCCCAGATATACCAGGTCGCAGTTGGAAATCTTTAGGTTCTCATTCTGCCTTTTGTCTCCGATCGCTGTGATGTATTATATAGGTACTGATACAGACAAGAAGCTGAACGTACCAGGATTCTGGCCAGATCCTGAGACTTTGAATAAGATTCCTAAGGAGCCCTACGAGATCAAGGCGGAGTTGGCACGTATGAAGAAGGAGAGATTAGAAAAGAGACTAAGACTTGAGAAGAAGATTGCTGAGGAGTATGGGATCGACATTGAAGCTGAGAAGGCTAAAATCAAGGCCGAAATGGGAGGTAGTCCAAGCCAGTAA
- the COG3 gene encoding Golgi transport complex subunit COG3 (Syntenic homolog of Ashbya gossypii AGR147W; Syntenic homolog of Saccharomyces cerevisiae YER157W (COG3)), which yields MGRGRRDSLVQNIAANANSNTVGTLPELFDDQKLRDKLDELRKVVTIKAAAKKENKTLVVYEKLPVNDYSCYEEYLSCLNTKSLELQKVLDQTFQINQQLGDLVSKFNEISVQARHFKSTTNSVYTKYQEMESLHQTLSEELTYFENLDPVVRKLNRSVSANSVKKESFKQTLTKIDRSLEFLDAHPTYKDADSYKVRFKQCVIRACGLISNYLDNLLNNMHNDLKSQLSILSNGSASSTTKEALLYNKFATISEEHYTQVNIMVDRVTRKQNYNYSDELNAMLAECYERYFHMRMALLRPSIFVQLEKENKNGGEVRLVNFIQNNILFFSQLCEKEYELFIKFFPEDTGKDRANDWFQQVCEPLQEAVRTRVLRESSIPNLCEAITLLNSYYQFEDNSLEYEMRFGKIKFDKLFEPMLQDTQSRLVFRSQAYIDQKVVKYKPNKDAFVIKHRRDKNGIEKKELDPDDGALLGEFLKVYEVVDESGIISNPMQAIYPPLLYSLALLSKIYHLVNSSVFDDLAHHIVHDCIDSLKSAYQLLSETTRTRNLDIQLSYLSNLLVLRDQIQNFDIQYISNETYLDFSGISGLIHSIRGKSVRRTSAPSVLSLARETVPKVVNNMIDARSELLIEFRNLVKDSAESASKDIIENNLNYNSADEILEGNSKLTTAIHEQLPRVYSQLTSMVSDSRVVTHIFSEIQQLIITAYSEFYDKVISDVSAGKLDDTIISEIMNVDVFTDFVKSTASDICKSQEGSSGQSE from the coding sequence ATGGGCAGGGGAAGAAGAGATTCATTGGTTCAAAACATTGCAGCAAATGCGAATTCAAACACAGTTGGTACATTGCCAGAGTTATTCGACGATCAAAAACTGCGTGACAAGTTGGATGAACTACGGAAGGTGGTTACGATAAAGGCTGCTGCTAAGAAAGAAAACAAAACGTTAGTGGTGTATGAGAAACTTCCAGTAAATGATTATAGCTGTTATGAAGAATATCTTTCGTGCTTGAATACTAAGTCCTTGGAGTTGCAGAAGGTCCTCGACCAAACTTTTCAGATCAACCAGCAATTGGGTGATTTAGTTTCCAAATTCAACGAAATTTCTGTCCAGGCACGGCATTTTAAAAGCACTACGAATTCAGTGTACACCAAGTATCAGGAAATGGAATCTCTACATCAAACGCTATCAGAGGAGCTAACTTACTTTGAAAATTTGGATCCTGTAGTGCGTAAGCTGAACCGTTCCGTATCAGCTAATTCTGTCAAAAAGGAATCATTTAAGCAAACCTTGACTAAGATTGATAGATCTTTAGAATTTCTGGATGCTCATCCAACCTATAAGGATGCAGATTCTTACAAGGTACGTTTCAAGCAATGTGTGATTCGTGCATGCGGTTTGATTTCTAACTATCTGGATAATTTACTCAATAATATGCATAATGATCTAAAGTCCCAGCTCTCCATCCTTTCTAATGGTTCTGCTAGCTCTACTACAAAGGAAGCCCTTTTGTACAACAAGTTTGCCACCATTTCTGAAGAACACTATACGCAAGTTAACATTATGGTTGATCGTGTTACCAGGAAACAGAACTATAATTATAGCGATGAATTGAATGCCATGCTTGCCGAGTGCTACGAAAGGTATTTCCACATGAGGATGGCCCTACTGCGTCCAAGTATTTTTGTGCAATTGGAAAAGGAAAACAAGAACGGCGGTGAAGTCAGGTTAGTTAACTTTATTCAGAATAACATTCTATTTTTTAGTCAATTGTGTGAAAAGGAGTATGaattatttattaaattTTTCCCTGAGGATACTGGCAAGGATAGGGCTAATGATTGGTTTCAGCAGGTGTGTGAGCCGCTTCAAGAGGCAGTGCGCACGCGAGTGCTGCGGGAAAGCTCAATACCCAATTTATGTGAGGCCATCACTTTGCTCAATAGCTACTATCAGTTTGAAGATAACTCACTGGAGTACGAAATGCGTTTCGGGAAAATAAAGTTTGATAAGCTTTTTGAGCCAATGCTACAGGATACGCAGTCCAGGTTGGTTTTCCGTTCGCAAGCCTACATTGACCAAAAAGTGGTGAAATACAAACCAAATAAGGATGCTTTCGTGATCAAACATCGGCGTGATAAAAATGGTATAGAAAAAAAGGAGCTCGATCCAGACGATGGCGCACTATTGGGCGAGTTTTTAAAGGTTTATGAGGTTGTCGATGAATCTGGAATTATTAGTAACCCAATGCAAGCCATTTATCCTCCTCTGCTTTATTCATTGGCATTACTTTCCAAGATATACCATCTAGTAAATTCCTCAGTATTTGATGATTTGGCCCACCACATTGTGCACGATTGTATCGACTCGCTCAAGTCTGCTTATCAACTATTGTCTGAAACAACACGCACAAGGAACTTGGATATACAGTTATCCTACCTGAGTAATCTCCTGGTGCTACGTGATCAAATACAAAACTTCGATATTCAATACATCAGTAACGAGACATATCTTGACTTTTCTGGTATCAGTGGTCTAATTCACTCCATCAGAGGTAAATCCGTTCGACGCACGTCAGCGCCATCCGTCCTAAGCCTTGCACGTGAAACTGTACCTAAGGTAGTGAATAATATGATCGATGCGAGGTCTGAGCTGCTGATAGAATTTAGAAACCTTGTAAAGGACTCTGCCGAATCCGCATCAAAAGACATCATAGAGAATAACCTTAATTACAACTCCGCAGATGAAATACTTGAAGGCAATTCTAAGCTAACTACTGCCATTCATGAACAACTTCCAAGAGTCTATAGCCAGTTGACCAGCATGGTTAGTGATAGTCGTGTAGTAACGCACATTTTCAGCGAAATCCAACAACTCATTATCACTGCTTATTCCGAATTCTATGATAAAGTCATCAGCGATGTGTCTGCAGGAAAACTCGACGACACAATTATATCGGAAATAATGAACGTTGATGTATTCACGGATTTCGTCAAAAGCACCGCAAGTGATATTTGTAAGTCTCAGGAAGGATCCTCAGGCCAGTCAGAGTAA
- the TFB5 gene encoding TFIIH complex subunit TFB5 (Syntenic homolog of Ashbya gossypii AGR148C; Syntenic homolog of Saccharomyces cerevisiae YDR079C-A (TFB5)) has translation MPRARKGALIQCDPSIRAIIVQIDSGTNDIIWEELDDTHILVDPAKVSYIKEKLNYCLSKNIYNPLEEEENP, from the coding sequence ATGCCAAGAGCTAGAAAAGGTGCTTTGATTCAATGCGATCCTTCGATTCGCGCAATAATTGTCCAAATTGACTCCGGAACGAACGATATTATATGGGAAGAGTTAGATGACACACATATACTAGTAGACCCTGCTAAGGTGTCGTATATCAAGGAAAAATTAAACTATTGTTTATCTAAGAATATATATAATCCTctagaagaagaagaaaaccCATGA